The stretch of DNA GCATGGAGCGGCACGCCGCCGAGGGCGCCGACGAGTCCGACGAGTACGCCAACGTCGAGGAGATCACCGCCACCGGCGAACACCAGGTCACCGTCCGGATGTCCCAGCGCGACGCGGTGTTCGTCCCCGCCATGGCCGGCAACGGCGGCATCGTCTACGACCGCCGGGTGATCGAGGCCGACGGCGACGCCTACGGCACCCCGCAGGGCTCCGACGCCTGCACCGGCCCCTACCGGCTGGCCGAGTGGCGCTCCGGGGACCGGGTCGTGCTGGAGCGCGACCCCGGCTACTGGGACGCCGGCGGCGCCGCGCGCACCGAGCGCGTGGTGTTCCGCTGGGCCGAGGAGAACGCCGTGGTCAACACGCTGACCACCGGCGAGGCCGACGGCGCCTACCTGGACACCGCCTCGGCGGCGGTCCCGCTGCTGCGCGACGACACCGTCCAGGTGTTCCAGGGCCCCTCCACCAACGTGTGGTCGCTGATCACCACCGAGCGCGGCGGGCTCGCCGACCCGCGGCTGCGCCGGGCGCTCTCCCTGGCGCTGGAGCGGGACGGCATCGCCCGCGCCGCGTTCGGCGGCATGGCCGAACCGTGGAGCGCCCCGCTCGGCCCGGGCGGCTGGGGGTATGAGACCGACCGCTTCCAGCAGGCCTACGACGGGCTGCGGGGCGCCCCCGCCGACCCCGGCGAGGCCGACCTGGCCGAGGCCCGCGACCTGGTCCGCGAGGCCGGGGCGCCGGACGAGCCGATCGTCGTCGCCAGCGACGGCGAGCCGGCCCGCACCGTCATCGCCAACGCGGTGGTGGACGCCGCGGGCAAGATCGGTCTCCAGGCGCGCATCGCCACCGTCCCCCGCCAGCAGTTCGGCAGCTACTACGTCGACGCCGACCTGCGCGAGGAGGTCGACCTGTTCTCCGACGAGTACTGGATCTCCAAGAACGACCCGGTCGGCTTCTACAAGAACGGCGCCTCCGACGCCGGGGTGAACTTCTCCGGCTTCGCCGACGACGGCTACGACCGGCTGGTCAAGCAGGCCCAGTCGGCCACCGACGACGCCGAGCGCGCCGAGCTCGCCGTCGAGCTGCAGGACCGCTGGACCGAGGCGATGCCGTGGATCCCGGTGGTGCAGACGCCCACCACCCTGGCGATGCGCTCGGAGATCACCGGCGCCCCGGCCTCGGCCGCCTTCATGTCCTACCCGTGGGCCGCCGACCTCGGCGCCGGAGAGGAGTCCGGGCGATGATCGGACACGTGCTGCGCCGGCTCGCCGGCATGCTGCTCACCCTGGCGGCCGCCTCGCTGCTCATCTTCGGCGCGATGTACGCCGCCCCCGGCGACCCGGTGTCGTTCCTGGTCGGCGACCCGGAGAACGTCACCCCGGAGCGGATCGAGGCGGTGCGCGCCGAGTACCACCTGGACGAGCCGCTGCTCGTGCAGTACGGGCTGTGGGCGGGCGGGGTGCTCACCGGCGACCTCGGCACCTCCTACCAGTACAACGCGCAGGTGGCCGACCTGGTGCTGGCCCGGCTGCCGGCCACGCTCTCCCTGGTCGGCTACGCCGCGGTGCTGTTCACCGTGTTCGGCATCGGGCTGGGCGCGCTGGCCGCGGTGCGCCGCGGCGGCCGCACCGACGCCGCGGTCACCGCCGGCACCACGCTGGCCGCCTCGGTGCCCTCCTTCGTGCTGGCCCTCGCGCTGATCTCGGTCTTCGCCGTGCAGCTGGGCTGGTTCCCGGTGACCGGCCTGGGCGAGGGGGCGCTCGGCCGGATCCACCACCTCACCCTGCCGGCGGTCTCGCTCTCGCTCGGCGCGCTGGCCATCGTCAGCCGGGTCACCCGGCAGAGCATGGTCGAGCAGTTCGAGCTGGAGCACGTCGCCGCGGCGCGCGCCTCCGGCGTCGCCGAGCGGCACATCGTCCGCCGGCACGTGCTGCGCAACGCGCTGGGCCCGGTGGTCACCATGTGCGGCCTGGTCACCGCGAGCATGCTCGCCGGGACGGTGGTGGTGGAGACCGCGTTCGGCATCAGCGGCATCGGGTCGCTGCTGGTGGACGCGATCAACACCTTCGACTTCCCGGTGGTCCAGGCGGTGCTGCTGTGCATGGTGGGCGCCTACATGGTGGTGACCACCCTGATCGACCTCGTCCATCCGCTGCTGGACCCGCGGGTCCGCCTCGAAGGGAGCAGGGCATGAGCGCCACCGGCACCCGGGCAGCGCCCGGTCCGTCCGACGCCGCCGCCGGACCGGCGGGCACGGCCGCCGCGATCCCGGCCGGCCGGCGGGGCGGGGGCGCCGCCTTCTGGGCGAGCGCGGCCTTCCTCGGCGCGGTGGTCGCCGCGGCCGTGCTGGCCCCGCTGGCCGCCCCGCACGACCCCGCCGCGATCGACTTCGGCCGGATCTGGTCCGGCCCCACCGCGCAGCACCCGCTCGGCACCGACCAGATGGGCCGCGACCTGCTGTCCCGGGTCGTCTACGGGGCGCGGGAGAGCCTGCTCGGCCCGCTGGCCCTGCTCGCCCTGGCGGCGGTGCTCGGCGTGGCCATGGGCACCCTGGCCGCGTGGCGCCGCGGCTGGGTGGACGCGGTGCTGGCCCGGGTCACCGACGTGATGTACGCCTTTCCCGGCCTGCTCTTCGTGGTGCTGGTGATCGCGGTCTTCGGCAGCGGCCTGAGCACCGCGGTGGTCGCCCTGGGACTGGCCTTCGCGCCGATCATCGCCAAGTTCACCCGCAGCGTCGCGCTGGCGGAGTGCGCCAAGCCCTACATCGACGCCTACCGGGTGCAGGGGGTGAGCGGGTTCGTCATCTGCGTCCGCTACCTGATCCCCAACATGGCGCCGGCCCTGCTCGGGTACCTGGTGGTGCTCTTCGGCGAGGGTCTGATGAGCCTGGCCACGCTGAGCTTCCTCGGGTTCGGCGCGCAGCCGCCGAGCTCGGAGTGGGGCCTGATGGTGCAGGAGGGGCAGGCGGCGCTGATCCAGGGCGTGCTCTGGCCCTCGCTGGTCCCCGGCGCCGCGATCGCCCTGGTCGTGGTCGCCTTCAACGTCGTCGGGGTGCGCCTCGCCGACCGGCTGAGCGTCAGGAGGTAGCGGCGGATGCTGCTCGACATCGAGGGCCTCACGGTCGAACTGCCCGGTGCGGACGCGCGCCGCCCGGTCCTGGACGAGGTGGACCTGCGGGTGGCCGCCGGCGAGGTGGTCGGCCTGGTCGGCGAGTCCGGCTCCGGCAAGTCCACCACCGCCCGCGCCGTGCTGCGGCTGCTGCCCGAGGGCGCGCGGGCCCGCGGCAGGGTCGCGGTGGCCGGCACCGACGTGCTGGCGGCGGGGCCCGGCGAACTCACTGAGCTGCGGGCGCGCCGGGTCGCCATGGTCTTCCAGGACCCCCGCGCGGTGCTCAACCCGGTGCGCCGGATCGGCGACTTCCTCACCGAGCGGATGGTGCTCGCCCTGGGCGCGCCCCGCGAGCAGGCCCGCGCCCGGGCGCTGGAGCTGCTGGCCGAGGTGGGGCTGAGCCGCCCCGCCGAGCGGATCCGGCAGTACCCGCACGAGCTGTCCGGAGGCATGCTCCAGCGGGTGGTGCTCGCCGCCGCGCTGGCCACCGAGCCGGAGCTGCTGCTGGCCGACGAGGCGACCAGCGCGCTGGACGTCACCACCCAGGCCGAGGTGCTGTCGGTCCTGCGCGACCTGCGCGAGC from Nocardiopsis composta encodes:
- a CDS encoding ABC transporter substrate-binding protein, which codes for MNDRRRRALAAVPAAGLVLAATACGGPPAPAGAALDLTPTTAAPAAGLDEVTWMLAKEPTSFDLDAESGTEQNAVLANVCERLMRVTPELGTEPHLASSAEWQGDDTVVFELDPDAAFRDGTPITADDVVWSMERHAAEGADESDEYANVEEITATGEHQVTVRMSQRDAVFVPAMAGNGGIVYDRRVIEADGDAYGTPQGSDACTGPYRLAEWRSGDRVVLERDPGYWDAGGAARTERVVFRWAEENAVVNTLTTGEADGAYLDTASAAVPLLRDDTVQVFQGPSTNVWSLITTERGGLADPRLRRALSLALERDGIARAAFGGMAEPWSAPLGPGGWGYETDRFQQAYDGLRGAPADPGEADLAEARDLVREAGAPDEPIVVASDGEPARTVIANAVVDAAGKIGLQARIATVPRQQFGSYYVDADLREEVDLFSDEYWISKNDPVGFYKNGASDAGVNFSGFADDGYDRLVKQAQSATDDAERAELAVELQDRWTEAMPWIPVVQTPTTLAMRSEITGAPASAAFMSYPWAADLGAGEESGR
- a CDS encoding ABC transporter permease, which encodes MIGHVLRRLAGMLLTLAAASLLIFGAMYAAPGDPVSFLVGDPENVTPERIEAVRAEYHLDEPLLVQYGLWAGGVLTGDLGTSYQYNAQVADLVLARLPATLSLVGYAAVLFTVFGIGLGALAAVRRGGRTDAAVTAGTTLAASVPSFVLALALISVFAVQLGWFPVTGLGEGALGRIHHLTLPAVSLSLGALAIVSRVTRQSMVEQFELEHVAAARASGVAERHIVRRHVLRNALGPVVTMCGLVTASMLAGTVVVETAFGISGIGSLLVDAINTFDFPVVQAVLLCMVGAYMVVTTLIDLVHPLLDPRVRLEGSRA
- a CDS encoding ABC transporter permease encodes the protein MSATGTRAAPGPSDAAAGPAGTAAAIPAGRRGGGAAFWASAAFLGAVVAAAVLAPLAAPHDPAAIDFGRIWSGPTAQHPLGTDQMGRDLLSRVVYGARESLLGPLALLALAAVLGVAMGTLAAWRRGWVDAVLARVTDVMYAFPGLLFVVLVIAVFGSGLSTAVVALGLAFAPIIAKFTRSVALAECAKPYIDAYRVQGVSGFVICVRYLIPNMAPALLGYLVVLFGEGLMSLATLSFLGFGAQPPSSEWGLMVQEGQAALIQGVLWPSLVPGAAIALVVVAFNVVGVRLADRLSVRR
- a CDS encoding ABC transporter ATP-binding protein codes for the protein MLLDIEGLTVELPGADARRPVLDEVDLRVAAGEVVGLVGESGSGKSTTARAVLRLLPEGARARGRVAVAGTDVLAAGPGELTELRARRVAMVFQDPRAVLNPVRRIGDFLTERMVLALGAPREQARARALELLAEVGLSRPAERIRQYPHELSGGMLQRVVLAAALATEPELLLADEATSALDVTTQAEVLSVLRDLRERRGMGVLFITHDLHLAAAYCHRVSVMYAGRVVEDRPAAELFTDPRHPYTRGLLACTPGLDSDRAPRPVPGAPPSLSTAFPGCPFAPRCAEADDACTTWHPRPLPLADGTVACRKADTGGADRPSAPHTAVHDPSLETR